From Candidatus Rokuibacteriota bacterium:
CCCACAGGAAGGTGGATCGAGCCGAGGGGCTGCCGACGAGACGCAGGCGGTGGCAGATCGAGCCGAGGGACGTCGGCCCTGCCGCAGGCAGGCCCGACAAGAGGCGATACCCGAGTCGATGTACGAGCCGAGGCGCTTCGGCGCCGGCAGCTTCATCGCCGGCGCCAGCGACGAGGCGAGGCCCGAGCAAATCACGCGGAGGCGAGGCCCGAGTTGGTTGCGCGGGCCGGGTACCCGCGAAGCGGGTGCGCGCTCGAAGGGCATTACTCCGAGACGCTCCGAGCGGGGCGCGTGGTCCATCGCTCGCGTCGTTTGGCGGCCGTCGCTGGACTTGCCTGCCGGTCCGTGTTAGAAAGAGAACACAATCCGGACGCAATCTGAGAGGACCCGCATGCCCTCGATCAGCGACACCGCCACCGAGATGGTCCAGTTCGTCCTCCCGCAGCACGCGGGGGCGCCGGGACAGATCCACGGTGGTCGGATGATGGAGTGGATCGTTACCGTGGGGACCATGGCAGCAGCCCGCTTCGCGCGCGGTACCGTGGCTCTCGGTGCGATGGACGACATCGATTTCCTCCACCCGGTGAGGGTCGGGCAGATCGCCATTCTGCGCGCCCAGGTCGAGTACGTCGGCCGGACGTCTCTCGAGGTGGGGGTCCGCGTCTATGCGGAGAACCCGGCCACCGGCGAGCGCGCGGTCACGCTCAGCTCGCACCTGGTCTTCGTGTGCGTGGACGAGCAGGCCCGGCCCCGCCCGGTGGCGGACAAGATCGAGCCGCGCGGGGCGGAGGAGGCGAACCTGGTCGAGACTGCGCGGAAGCGCCGCGAGGAGCGCGTGGCGCGGTTCGGGCTGAAGGCCGAGCGGATCAAGGAGGTGCAGGACGAGCCGAATCCGCCGCGCTGGCGGTTCGAGTCCACGCGGGTCGTTCTCCCCGAGGAGGCCCTCTTCGGCAACTTCATGTTCCCGGGCAAGCTCCTGATGGGGATCGACGAGGCGGGGGGAATCCTGTGCGTTCGCTACACGCGGGGCTTCGTGATGACGGCCTCCATGGATGCTCTCGACTTCTACTCGCCGCTGCGCGTAGGCGATATCATCGTGCTCAAGGCCGGGCTGAACCACGTGGGGCGGACCTCGATGGAGGTGGGGGTCAAGGTGCTCGCCGAGGCGCCGTTGACCGGCGAGGTCCGGCACACCTGCACGGCGTTCCTGACCTTCGTTCACCTGGGGCGCGATCTCGAGCCCGAGCCGGTCCCGTTCTTCACGCCCGAGGGGCCGGGGGAGCAGCGGCGCTGGGAGGCTGCGCTGGTCCGCCGGCAGGCGCGGGTCGCCCGCGTCGAGCGCTTGAAGGCGGCGATTGCCGCCGAGAGGGGGTGAGGGCCGATGTCGGGTCATTCGCGTTGGGCTCAGATCAAGCGGAAGAAGGCCAAGACCGACCAGCAGCGCGGGAAGCTCTTCACCAAGCTGATCCGCGAGATCACGGTCGCCGCGCGATCCGGGGGCGGCGACCCGAAGGTCAACATGCGGCTCAAGGCCGCCATCGAGGCCGCCAAGGCTGCCAGCATGCCCGCGGAGAACATCAAGCGGGCGATCCAGAAAGGGACCGGGGAGCTCCCCGGCGAGAGCTTCGAGGAGGTCACCTACGAGGGGTACGGTCCCGGGGGGGTAGCCATCATGGCGCGGGCCCTGACGGACAACAAGAACCGGAGCGGAGCGGCGGTCCGTCACCTTTTCGAGAAGCACGGGGGCAACCTGGGCAGCATGGGGTGCGTGAGCTGGATGTTCGAGCGGAAGGGCCTGATCCAGGTGGATGCCGGCCGGATCGGCGAAGACGATCTGCTGACGATCGCCCTGGAGGTCGGCGCCGCCGACATGCGTCGCGTCGAAAAAGCTTACGAGATCGCCACGCATCCTGATGAAATCGAGAAGGTGCGTCAGGCCCTCGAGCAGCGGGGCGTACCGGTGCTGGAGGCTGAGGTGACCCTGGTACCGCTCTCCACGGTCCGCGTGGAGGGTAAGGACGCCCAGCAGGTTCTGCGGCTGATGGAGACGCTGGAGGAGGACGACGACGTCCAGGCTGTCTACGCCAACTACGACATTCCGGACGAGGTCATGGAGGCCATCTCTGCTGCCTGACCCGGCGGTGGGGCTCCGGGTCATGGGGGTGGACCCGGGCCTCGTCGAGACGGGTTACGGCGTGCTGGAGGCCGGGCGCGCCGGGTTCGTCGTCGTGGACGCCGGCCTGATCGCTACCCCCAAAACCGCCCCTCTCGAAGGACGGCTCAAAGCCCTGCACGACGCCGTTCTCCAGCTTCTCGACCGCTTCGCGCCGACGCTCCTCGCGGTCGAAGATCTCTACAGCGAGTACAAGTTTCCCCGCACCGCGATCCTGATGGGTCACGCGCGGGGGGTGATCTGTCTCGCGGCCCGCGAGCGTGAGGTCCCGGTGGTGCCGCTCGCTCCCGCCGAGGTCAAACGCATGGTGGCGGCCAACGGGTCGGCGTCCAAGGCTCAGGTCCAGCGCGGGGTCCAACGGCTCCTCGGCCTGGCCGAGCTGCCTCGCCCGTCCCACGTGGCCGACGCTCTCGGGCTTGCAGCCACCGGTCTCTCGAGGGCGCTCGGCCGCCCGCCGCGATGATCGCCTCCCTCAGGGGCAGGCTCAGGCGGAAGCTGGAGGATCGGGTGATCGTGGAGTCCGCGGGCGTCGGTTACGAGGTGATTCTCCCGCCGGTCGCGCTCAGGGCGATCAGCCAGGCCGTGGCCGACGACGGGGACGGGGCGAGCGAGCTCCAGCTCGTGATCTACTACCACGCGACGCGCGACCAGCCGCGCCCCGTCCTGATCGGCTTTCTCTCCGAGCTGGACAAGGAGTTCTTCGAGAAGCTGATCACGGTCAAGGACATCGGCCCGCTGGTCGCCGCGCGCTCGCTGACCGTGCCGGTCGCCGACCTGGCAGCCGCCATCGCGCGCCAGGACGAGAAGTACCTGCGGCGGCTCCCCGGCATCGGCCCCCAGAAGGCCAAGAACATCGTCGCCCAGCTCCAGACCAAGGTGGCCAAGTTCGCGCTGATGAAGGAGCCGGGGGCGCCGGAGCCCGAGCCGGGACCCGAGGCCGCCGCCGACGAGGAGAGCGTGAAGAGCCTGGTCTGGGAGGTGCTGGTCAAGCAGCTCGGCCACCGGCCGAGCGAGGCGGGCCAGCTCATCACCGAGGCGCTCCGCCGCCGGCCGGGGATCCAGACGCCCGAGGAGCTGTTCGACGAGATCTACCGGGGACGGAAGGGCTGAGAGGGGAACGTACGCGCTACGGTAGGAGATCGGCGACGGAAATTTCTGCCGTGGGCGCCGCCAGCGGCGAGACCGCGGCCGTTGGCTCCAGGACCGTGACGAGGCGATAGTCCCAGCCGAGCGGATGTAAATCGCTCGCCGCTGGCTCTCTCCGGATCTCAAGCACCCGATCGACCAGATTGACGATCCAGTAGTCCGGCACGCCAGCCCGCGCGTAGAGCCCGGCCTTCACGGTGCGATCGAGGCCCAGACTCGCCCCGGCGACCTCGACGACAAGGACCGGCCGGGAGGGGTGCGCCTCCCGGTAGTCCCTCGGCGCGCCAGGCACCGCGGCGACGTCGGGCTCCGGCTCGGAATGCTCATCGAGAGCCAGAGGGAGCTGGACCCGCACGCTCCAGCCCGGCCCGAAGGCGACCCGGAGCGCCTCGGCGGCAAGCTGGATCGCGGTGGCGTGCGGGCTTCCCTGCGGCTCGCGGACGACGAGCTGCCCCTCGAGCAGCTCGATCCGCGCGTCCTCGTCGAGGATGCCGGCCTCGATCATCCGCTCATACTCGACGCGGCTCAGCCGTTGCGTCTGGATCGTCGGTTCGCTCATCGCCTACCTCGCTGACACTGTAGCCAGGCGCTCCCCGCTCGTCAATGTCCCGCTACGGATACACGGGAGAAACGCCTAAGCCAGCGGCGGCTGGAGCGCGCAGCGCCTTCAGCACCTCCGTGACTTCACGGCCCTTCGTCTCGATCACGTCCAGCAGATCTTCTGGACCTCGGAATTTCAAGGTTCGTCCTCAGAACCTGGTAATAGTGGGTTGGGCCGCATAAATCGGCAGTCCGCCGAAGTAGGTGTATCTAACATCAAACAATTGACATCAATACATCAACCCCTATAATAGCCTCAATGAGAACGACGCTGACGCTCGACGAGGATGTCGCAGCTCTGCTCAGGCGGATTCTCGCCCGTCGGAAGCAGAGCCTCAAGGAGGTCGTCAACCAGGCGCTCCGTGAAGGGCTGCGCCGGATGACCGAGCAGCCCCGACCATCCGTCGGTTATTGTACGCCCGGCGTGGACTTGGGTCGCTGCCTCGTGGGGAACGTCGACGACGTCGCTGAGGTGCTTGACATCGCGGAAGGCAGGGCCTTCCGGTGATTCTCGTCGACGCGAACCTTCTCGTTTACGCGACCACGAGTAGCTTGCCGCAGCACGAGACGGCGCGGGCCTGGCTCGACGAGCGCTTGAACGGAACCGCGCCGGTCGGGCTCCCGTGGCCGAGCCTCTTCAGCTTTATCAGGCTCGTCGCTAACCCGCGGGTCTTCGAGCGCCCACGGCCCATCCCCGATGCGTGGAGGCAGGTTCAGGAGTGGCTCGACCGACCGCCGGCCTGGATCCCTCAGCCCACCGAAAGCCACCGCGAGGTACTGGGACGGCTCATCGAGACGTCGGCACAACGGCCGAACCTCGTCGCTGACGCGCATCTGGCCGCGCTCGCCGTCGAGCACGGCCTGATTCTCTGCTCAACCGATGGGGACTTTGCCCGATTCCCCGGGCTTCGCTGGGAAAACCCCCTCGCGTGAACCTCAGGGGCCGCCATCGGATTCCCGGCCCCATCCCAAACCTCGCCCTGGCCTTACATCCGTACTCGGCTCGGCGCCTCGCCGCGTCGGCTCGCTCGTTCATTGGAGGGTGACCTCTTAGAGGGTCCGAAACGGGCTCGGTTGAGGTTACAATGCGAGCGGTTGAGGGACAGCGGGATGGATGTTCGAGCCGAGGGGCTCCCGACGAGCCGCAGGCGAGGAGAGCCACGAGGCGAGGCCCGAGTGGATGTTCGAGCCGAGGGGCTCCCGACGAGCCGCAGGGGTGGCAGTTCGAGCCGACCCTCACGAGGCGAGGGCTGAATGGATGAGGCGAGGATCCTGAGCCGCCTGGCGCTGCCCGAGGAGGTGCAGGTCGAGCGCCAGCTCCGGCCGCAGCGCCTGGACGAGTTTGTCGGTCAGCGGGAGGCCGTCGAGAGCCTGCGGGTCTCGATCCAGGCCGCCCGGGCGCGCGGGGAGACCCTGGACCACGTCCTCCTCTACGGCCCGCCCGGGATCGGGAAGACGAGCCTGGCCCACATCCTCGCCAACGAGATGGAGACCCAGATCGTGGCGACGTCGGGGCCCGCCCTCGAGCGGGGCGCCGACCTGATGGGGATCCTCACCAACCTCGACGCCAGCAACGTCCTCTTCATCGACGAGGTCCACCGCCTCCCGCGCCAGGTGGAGGAGCTCCTCTACCCCGCGATGGAGGACTTCGTCGTCAACTTCGTCATCGACAAGGGCCTCCACGCCCGCAGCCTCCGTTACGCGCTCCGGCCCTTCACGCTCGTCGCGGCGACCACGCGGCCGGGCATGCTCTCGTCGCCGCTCAGGGACCGCTTCGGGATCTTCCACCACCTCGACTTCTACTCGGAGGACGAGCTCTGCCAGATCATCGCGCGCTCGGCGTCGATCCTGGGCGCGCCCGTGGAGCCGGAGGGGAGCCGCGAGATCGCGGGGCGCTCGCGGGGAACGC
This genomic window contains:
- a CDS encoding acyl-CoA thioesterase; this encodes MPSISDTATEMVQFVLPQHAGAPGQIHGGRMMEWIVTVGTMAAARFARGTVALGAMDDIDFLHPVRVGQIAILRAQVEYVGRTSLEVGVRVYAENPATGERAVTLSSHLVFVCVDEQARPRPVADKIEPRGAEEANLVETARKRREERVARFGLKAERIKEVQDEPNPPRWRFESTRVVLPEEALFGNFMFPGKLLMGIDEAGGILCVRYTRGFVMTASMDALDFYSPLRVGDIIVLKAGLNHVGRTSMEVGVKVLAEAPLTGEVRHTCTAFLTFVHLGRDLEPEPVPFFTPEGPGEQRRWEAALVRRQARVARVERLKAAIAAERG
- a CDS encoding YebC/PmpR family DNA-binding transcriptional regulator; the encoded protein is MSGHSRWAQIKRKKAKTDQQRGKLFTKLIREITVAARSGGGDPKVNMRLKAAIEAAKAASMPAENIKRAIQKGTGELPGESFEEVTYEGYGPGGVAIMARALTDNKNRSGAAVRHLFEKHGGNLGSMGCVSWMFERKGLIQVDAGRIGEDDLLTIALEVGAADMRRVEKAYEIATHPDEIEKVRQALEQRGVPVLEAEVTLVPLSTVRVEGKDAQQVLRLMETLEEDDDVQAVYANYDIPDEVMEAISAA
- a CDS encoding crossover junction endodeoxyribonuclease RuvC yields the protein MGLRVMGVDPGLVETGYGVLEAGRAGFVVVDAGLIATPKTAPLEGRLKALHDAVLQLLDRFAPTLLAVEDLYSEYKFPRTAILMGHARGVICLAAREREVPVVPLAPAEVKRMVAANGSASKAQVQRGVQRLLGLAELPRPSHVADALGLAATGLSRALGRPPR
- a CDS encoding Holliday junction DNA helicase RuvA, yielding MIASLRGRLRRKLEDRVIVESAGVGYEVILPPVALRAISQAVADDGDGASELQLVIYYHATRDQPRPVLIGFLSELDKEFFEKLITVKDIGPLVAARSLTVPVADLAAAIARQDEKYLRRLPGIGPQKAKNIVAQLQTKVAKFALMKEPGAPEPEPGPEAAADEESVKSLVWEVLVKQLGHRPSEAGQLITEALRRRPGIQTPEELFDEIYRGRKG
- a CDS encoding Uma2 family endonuclease, with protein sequence MSEPTIQTQRLSRVEYERMIEAGILDEDARIELLEGQLVVREPQGSPHATAIQLAAEALRVAFGPGWSVRVQLPLALDEHSEPEPDVAAVPGAPRDYREAHPSRPVLVVEVAGASLGLDRTVKAGLYARAGVPDYWIVNLVDRVLEIRREPAASDLHPLGWDYRLVTVLEPTAAVSPLAAPTAEISVADLLP
- a CDS encoding ribbon-helix-helix protein, CopG family, with the translated sequence MRTTLTLDEDVAALLRRILARRKQSLKEVVNQALREGLRRMTEQPRPSVGYCTPGVDLGRCLVGNVDDVAEVLDIAEGRAFR
- a CDS encoding type II toxin-antitoxin system VapC family toxin; translation: MILVDANLLVYATTSSLPQHETARAWLDERLNGTAPVGLPWPSLFSFIRLVANPRVFERPRPIPDAWRQVQEWLDRPPAWIPQPTESHREVLGRLIETSAQRPNLVADAHLAALAVEHGLILCSTDGDFARFPGLRWENPLA
- the ruvB gene encoding Holliday junction branch migration DNA helicase RuvB; translated protein: MDEARILSRLALPEEVQVERQLRPQRLDEFVGQREAVESLRVSIQAARARGETLDHVLLYGPPGIGKTSLAHILANEMETQIVATSGPALERGADLMGILTNLDASNVLFIDEVHRLPRQVEELLYPAMEDFVVNFVIDKGLHARSLRYALRPFTLVAATTRPGMLSSPLRDRFGIFHHLDFYSEDELCQIIARSASILGAPVEPEGSREIAGRSRGTPRIANRLLRRVRDYAQVKGDGVITRVVAEDALEREGVDSRGLDRLDQRFLKAIIEQYGGGPVGIEAVAATINDEAETLAEMVEPYLLKIGFLVRSPNGRRATPQAYSHLNYPVPTSPGPQGQLPL